A window from Micromonospora profundi encodes these proteins:
- a CDS encoding isochorismatase family protein, whose product MANALIIVDVQNDFCEGGSLAVAGGAGVAAGISRLLASEPERWDHVVATKDYHIDPGAHFGDPPDFVESWPRHCVVGTSGSEFHPDLATGRVEAIFHKGEHAAAYSGFEGHADDGECLADWLRRHDVDRVDVVGIATDHCVRATALDAAREGFATTVLLELTAAVAPATTDVALRAMDGAGVTLHGEPVIRAA is encoded by the coding sequence ATGGCAAACGCGCTGATCATCGTGGACGTACAGAACGACTTCTGCGAGGGCGGCTCACTTGCCGTCGCGGGTGGCGCCGGGGTGGCCGCCGGCATCTCCCGGCTGCTCGCCAGCGAGCCGGAGCGGTGGGACCACGTGGTCGCCACGAAGGACTACCACATCGACCCGGGCGCGCACTTCGGCGATCCGCCGGATTTCGTGGAGTCCTGGCCGCGGCACTGCGTGGTCGGCACCAGCGGCTCGGAGTTCCACCCCGACCTGGCCACCGGGCGGGTCGAGGCGATCTTCCACAAGGGCGAGCACGCGGCGGCGTACTCCGGGTTCGAGGGGCACGCCGACGACGGCGAGTGCCTGGCCGACTGGCTGCGCCGGCACGACGTGGACCGGGTGGACGTGGTCGGGATCGCCACCGACCACTGCGTCCGGGCCACCGCGCTGGACGCCGCCCGCGAGGGCTTCGCCACTACCGTGTTGCTGGAGTTGACAGCCGCTGTCGCTCCGGCGACCACCGACGTGGCCCTGCGGGCCATGGACGGCGCCGGCGTGACGCTGCACGGCGAGCCTGTGATCAGGGCCGCATGA
- a CDS encoding MFS transporter yields MSPEVGTNVNMKPYRAALALPGLRSLLLIAVLARIPLTATGITLTFHVVLDLDRGYGAAGLVGAAITVGAAIGGPLLGRLVDRRGLRPVLVLTAVAEAVFWSTAPSLPYALLLPAAFVAGSLALPIFSVVRQSIAALVPEDQRRPAYALDSMSVELSFMIGPALAVALVTAISAQTTMYLVGGGIVAAGIALWLVNPPIRGAAEPVGPRRRVPHREWLTPQLLAVLALSAAATLVLGGTDVAVVAVLRASGEVGWTGAVLTIWAVASLAGGFAYGAVHRSFSPLVLTGALALCTIPVGLGGAHWWLLCLALIPAGALCAPTIAAGSDAVSRLVPAEVRGEAMGLHGSAVTVGIAIGAPLAGAVIDATTPLWGFVVTGALGALVTLVVLPIELRRRHNTAASAAPLPQPDAELAPANR; encoded by the coding sequence ATGTCGCCGGAGGTAGGGACCAACGTGAACATGAAGCCTTACCGGGCGGCGCTCGCGCTGCCCGGCCTGCGGTCGCTGTTGCTGATCGCCGTCCTGGCCCGCATCCCGCTCACAGCGACCGGGATCACGCTGACCTTTCACGTGGTTCTCGACCTCGACCGGGGCTACGGGGCGGCGGGCCTGGTGGGCGCTGCCATCACCGTGGGCGCGGCGATCGGCGGCCCGCTGCTCGGCCGACTTGTGGACCGTCGCGGTCTGCGCCCGGTGCTGGTGCTGACGGCGGTAGCCGAGGCGGTGTTCTGGAGCACGGCGCCGTCACTGCCGTACGCGCTGCTGCTGCCGGCCGCCTTCGTGGCCGGGTCGCTGGCCCTGCCCATCTTCTCGGTCGTCCGCCAGTCCATCGCCGCGCTGGTTCCGGAAGATCAACGGCGACCGGCGTACGCGCTGGACTCCATGTCGGTCGAGCTGTCCTTCATGATCGGCCCAGCGCTGGCGGTCGCCCTGGTCACCGCGATCTCGGCACAGACCACCATGTACCTCGTCGGCGGTGGCATCGTCGCCGCCGGTATCGCCCTGTGGCTTGTCAACCCGCCGATCCGCGGCGCCGCCGAGCCCGTCGGACCGCGACGCCGGGTGCCGCACCGGGAGTGGTTGACGCCCCAACTGCTCGCCGTCCTGGCGCTCAGTGCCGCCGCCACCCTGGTGCTCGGCGGCACTGACGTGGCGGTGGTCGCCGTCCTGCGGGCCAGCGGCGAGGTCGGCTGGACGGGGGCGGTGCTGACCATCTGGGCGGTCGCCTCGCTGGCCGGCGGATTCGCCTACGGAGCCGTGCACCGTTCGTTCTCGCCGCTGGTGCTCACCGGGGCGCTGGCTCTGTGCACCATTCCCGTCGGGCTGGGCGGCGCACACTGGTGGCTGCTCTGCCTGGCGCTGATCCCGGCCGGGGCTCTCTGCGCGCCGACCATCGCGGCCGGCTCGGACGCGGTCAGCCGACTGGTCCCCGCCGAGGTACGCGGCGAGGCCATGGGCCTGCACGGCTCGGCCGTCACCGTCGGCATCGCCATCGGCGCACCGCTAGCCGGCGCGGTGATCGACGCCACTACGCCGCTCTGGGGCTTCGTGGTGACCGGCGCGCTCGGTGCGCTGGTCACATTGGTCGTGCTCCCGATCGAGTTGCGCCGCCGCCACAACACCGCTGCCAGCGCCGCACCTCTACCGCAACCCGACGCGGAGCTCGCTCCCGCCAACCGCTAA
- the ctaD gene encoding aa3-type cytochrome oxidase subunit I, with product MTTVAPKPVVTRPWPVREPVKGSAIARLLRTTDAKQIGIMYMITAFVFFMIGGLMALVMRAELARPGLQFLSPEQYNQLFTMHGTIMLLFFATPIVFAFANYIVPIQIGAPDVSFPRLNSFAYWLYLFGGTMATAGFITPGGAADFGWFAYAPLSSVEHSPGVGANMWVMGLAISGLGTILGAVNMITTILTLRAPGMTMFRMPIFTWNILVTSLLVILVFPLLAAALFALAADRILGAHVYDPATGGPMLWQHLFWFFGHPEVYIVALPFFGIISEVIPVFSRKPIFGYKGLVAATIAIAALSMSVWAHHMFATGQVLLPFFSFLSYLIAVPTGMKFFNWIGTMWRGQISFETPMLWAVGFLVTFLFGGLTGVLLASPPLDFHVSDSYFVVAHFHYVLFGTIVFAVFAGIYFWFPKMFGRMLDERLGKVHFWLTMIGFHTTFLVQHWLGNEGMPRRYADYLPSDGFTTLNMISTVGAFITGISTLPFIYNCWKAYKTGPVVEVNDPWGHGNSLEWATSSPPPLRNFDRMPRIRSERPAFDEKFPELAAGGQSLAGPPEGGSKPLTSESDGGASYREDTASDIDRN from the coding sequence GTCGGCCATCGCGCGGCTGCTGCGAACCACGGACGCGAAGCAAATCGGGATCATGTACATGATCACCGCGTTCGTGTTCTTCATGATCGGTGGCCTGATGGCCCTGGTCATGCGGGCTGAGCTGGCTCGACCCGGGCTGCAGTTCCTCTCGCCCGAGCAGTACAACCAGCTCTTCACGATGCACGGCACGATCATGCTGCTGTTCTTCGCGACGCCGATCGTGTTCGCCTTCGCGAACTACATCGTGCCGATCCAGATCGGCGCGCCCGACGTTTCCTTCCCTCGCCTGAACAGCTTCGCCTACTGGCTGTACCTGTTCGGCGGCACGATGGCGACCGCCGGCTTCATCACCCCGGGCGGTGCCGCAGACTTCGGCTGGTTCGCGTACGCGCCGCTGAGCAGCGTCGAGCACTCGCCCGGCGTCGGCGCCAACATGTGGGTCATGGGTCTGGCCATCTCCGGCCTGGGCACCATCCTCGGCGCGGTGAACATGATCACCACGATCCTCACCCTGCGCGCGCCCGGCATGACCATGTTCCGGATGCCGATCTTCACGTGGAACATCCTGGTCACCAGCCTCCTGGTGATCCTGGTCTTCCCGCTGCTGGCCGCCGCGCTCTTCGCGCTCGCCGCGGACCGCATCCTCGGTGCCCACGTGTACGACCCGGCGACCGGCGGGCCGATGCTCTGGCAGCACCTGTTCTGGTTCTTCGGCCACCCCGAGGTGTACATCGTCGCGCTGCCGTTCTTCGGCATCATCAGCGAGGTCATCCCGGTCTTCTCCCGCAAGCCGATCTTCGGCTACAAGGGCCTGGTCGCCGCGACCATCGCGATCGCCGCGCTCTCCATGAGCGTCTGGGCGCACCACATGTTCGCCACCGGCCAGGTGCTGCTGCCGTTCTTCAGCTTCCTGAGCTACCTGATCGCCGTGCCGACCGGTATGAAGTTCTTCAACTGGATCGGCACCATGTGGCGGGGCCAGATCAGCTTCGAGACGCCCATGCTCTGGGCGGTCGGCTTCCTGGTCACGTTCCTCTTCGGTGGTCTGACCGGTGTGCTGCTGGCGAGCCCGCCGCTGGACTTCCACGTGTCGGACTCGTACTTCGTAGTGGCCCACTTCCACTACGTGCTCTTCGGCACCATCGTGTTCGCGGTCTTCGCCGGCATCTACTTCTGGTTCCCGAAGATGTTCGGCCGGATGCTCGACGAGCGCCTGGGCAAGGTGCACTTCTGGCTCACCATGATCGGTTTCCACACCACGTTCCTGGTGCAGCACTGGCTCGGTAACGAGGGCATGCCCCGCCGGTACGCCGACTACCTGCCCAGCGACGGCTTCACCACGCTGAACATGATCTCGACGGTCGGCGCGTTCATCACCGGTATCTCGACGCTGCCGTTCATCTACAACTGCTGGAAGGCGTACAAGACCGGCCCGGTTGTCGAGGTGAACGACCCCTGGGGTCACGGCAACTCGCTGGAGTGGGCGACCAGCAGCCCGCCGCCGCTGCGCAACTTCGACCGGATGCCCCGGATCCGCTCCGAGCGGCCGGCGTTCGACGAGAAGTTCCCGGAGTTGGCCGCCGGTGGCCAGAGCCTGGCCGGCCCGCCGGAGGGCGGCTCCAAGCCGCTCACCAGCGAGTCCGACGGCGGTGCCAGCTACCGCGAGGACACCGCCAGCGACATCGACCGCAACTGA